A single genomic interval of Elusimicrobiaceae bacterium harbors:
- a CDS encoding helix-turn-helix transcriptional regulator, whose product MSVNIYHTIGVNIRAARRAANMTLEQLAEKAGISAGFLSYIEKGKRKCSVDTVYRIAGALDLNICALFGAANAESLVLENIIKKVIRELVLNKAFLIDIGRLGPKSGNDG is encoded by the coding sequence ATGTCAGTGAATATCTATCACACAATAGGCGTGAATATCCGCGCGGCGCGCAGAGCCGCGAACATGACGCTTGAACAGCTTGCGGAAAAAGCCGGCATAAGTGCGGGGTTTTTGTCTTATATAGAAAAAGGGAAGCGCAAATGCAGCGTGGATACCGTGTACAGAATTGCCGGCGCGCTTGATCTTAATATTTGCGCATTATTCGGAGCCGCAAACGCGGAATCTTTGGTTTTGGAAAATATTATAAAAAAAGTTATCAGAGAGCTTGTGCTTAACAAAGCTTTTCTGATTGATATTGGCCGGCTTGGCCCGAAATCGGGAAATGACGGGTGA
- a CDS encoding CDP-alcohol phosphatidyltransferase family protein: MTTATGQNKPLYKAREMEELLDVWFYHPLGYRFALLGRQLRLTADQITYISMLLGMAGGLMLAWPALIWWGYALIIFSSVLDSADGQLARLTGTGTERGRILDGMIGYVTYLFAYLSLCVLYLKNPMRPHGAAYIFGLAVAAGVCTAVQSSMYDFYRTTFAAVVSRGRAALHDEDKNLPVFFRFCYSGYHVYQKFFAASHLALMKKLNGRFPSGALPDGVRGQYRAANRKTVRGWNILGDNTRFIALAAALWLGRPEHYFLFIICALSVVMSVMIHLQREADATLAQTLKD; this comes from the coding sequence ATGACAACCGCCACCGGACAGAACAAACCGCTGTACAAAGCCCGCGAGATGGAAGAATTGCTTGACGTCTGGTTTTATCATCCGCTGGGCTACCGGTTTGCGCTGCTCGGACGGCAGCTGCGCCTTACAGCCGACCAGATAACCTATATCAGCATGCTGCTGGGAATGGCGGGCGGGCTCATGCTGGCGTGGCCCGCGCTGATCTGGTGGGGCTATGCGCTGATAATATTCTCCAGCGTTTTAGACAGTGCGGACGGCCAGCTTGCCCGGCTGACCGGCACCGGCACCGAACGCGGGCGGATACTGGACGGCATGATAGGCTACGTCACCTACCTGTTCGCCTATCTGAGCCTGTGCGTGCTGTACCTTAAAAATCCGATGCGGCCGCACGGTGCGGCATATATTTTCGGGCTGGCGGTTGCCGCGGGCGTGTGCACGGCGGTGCAAAGCAGCATGTACGATTTTTACCGCACCACGTTCGCGGCGGTCGTCAGCAGGGGCCGCGCGGCGCTCCATGACGAAGATAAAAACCTGCCGGTTTTTTTCAGATTCTGCTATTCGGGCTATCACGTCTACCAGAAATTTTTTGCCGCCAGCCACCTCGCCCTGATGAAAAAGCTGAACGGCAGATTCCCCTCCGGTGCGCTGCCGGACGGCGTACGAGGGCAATATCGCGCGGCAAACCGCAAAACGGTGCGCGGCTGGAATATTCTGGGCGACAACACCCGTTTTATCGCCTTGGCGGCAGCCCTGTGGCTGGGAAGGCCGGAACATTATTTCCTTTTCATAATCTGCGCGTTAAGCGTGGTTATGTCGGTTATGATACATCTGCAGCGCGAGGCGGACGCCACACTCGCGCAAACGTTAAAGGACTGA
- a CDS encoding GAF domain-containing protein, with the protein MEQHNCKNISAFELLNLACNLHSIMDLDFLLQKIGQYAEEMLDCEASSIMLLDERKENLLFKIATGAKGSAMKKMTVPVGQGIAGWVAQEKKPVVVNDTRSDPRFAAQYDKASGFITRQLLAVPMMNKDEIIGVAEVLNRRGDHPFSDEDIAMLTSLAGLASVAIANTRLIQEQKNFFSHVLEIMAASIEISAPDMDSHPTHCAYLCCALAKRLGIADPEYRNLYYAGLLHDMGYIGLRNKRLMQESGIPGYLPPEEACVAMSIRMMEGIHIFKGSIDIVRHHRENFDGTGFPDGLTGETIPTGARILRLVNAAEHLRRTARLSGQDLRTAAIEMTRNGSGTLFDPVIGREFIELLEEQDHIWEL; encoded by the coding sequence ATGGAGCAACACAATTGCAAAAACATCAGCGCCTTTGAGCTATTAAACCTGGCTTGCAATCTCCATTCCATAATGGATCTGGATTTTCTGCTCCAGAAAATCGGCCAGTACGCGGAGGAAATGCTGGACTGCGAAGCCAGCTCCATCATGCTGCTGGACGAGCGGAAAGAGAATCTGCTGTTTAAAATCGCGACCGGAGCCAAAGGCAGCGCGATGAAGAAAATGACCGTGCCGGTCGGGCAGGGCATAGCGGGCTGGGTGGCGCAGGAGAAGAAACCAGTCGTGGTGAACGACACGCGGTCGGATCCGCGGTTTGCCGCGCAGTATGACAAGGCGTCGGGTTTTATAACGCGGCAGCTGCTGGCGGTTCCGATGATGAACAAAGACGAAATCATCGGAGTGGCGGAAGTGCTCAACCGCCGCGGCGACCATCCTTTTTCGGACGAAGATATCGCCATGCTGACCAGCCTCGCCGGGCTGGCTTCCGTGGCGATAGCCAACACGCGGCTCATTCAGGAGCAGAAAAACTTTTTTTCGCATGTGCTGGAAATCATGGCGGCGTCCATTGAAATCTCCGCGCCGGATATGGACTCGCATCCGACCCATTGCGCGTATCTCTGCTGCGCGCTGGCCAAACGGCTGGGCATAGCGGATCCCGAATACCGCAACCTTTATTACGCGGGCCTGCTGCACGACATGGGATACATAGGCCTGCGGAACAAGCGGCTGATGCAGGAATCCGGCATACCGGGTTATCTGCCGCCGGAAGAGGCGTGCGTAGCCATGTCCATCAGAATGATGGAGGGCATACACATTTTCAAAGGATCCATAGACATCGTGCGCCACCATCGCGAGAATTTCGACGGAACGGGCTTTCCTGACGGACTGACAGGAGAAACGATTCCGACCGGGGCGCGGATATTGCGCCTGGTGAACGCCGCCGAGCACCTGCGCCGCACGGCCCGGCTGTCGGGGCAGGATCTGCGCACCGCCGCCATCGAGATGACCCGCAACGGCAGCGGCACGCTGTTCGATCCCGTGATCGGGCGGGAATTCATCGAGCTGCTGGAAGAGCAGGACCATATCTGGGAGCTGTGA